GATTTGTTAAACTTTTGTTCACACTTCTACCTTTCTCCGGAATAACCATAATTTCTGCTGCATCTACTGCTTCTACTGCTCCAGCCCTACTAGCATAAGCTTCTACCTCTCCCCCAACTTTGCTTGCATCATCTTTTTTGACAGACGCCTTCCTGGGTCGCTTTTCAAAAGCAGGCCCCTTGGGAGCAGATTTGGCAAGAGTAACAGCTCTCTCATAAACAATATCAGCATCCAAACAAGATTTCTCTAAAAGAACTGCACTACCACCCTCAATAGCCTTATTTCGAAGCATAATCACTCCTTCCATCCAATGCATCTTCATATCATCTGTCTTGCAAAGACCACGATTTTCACAAACATCTTGCACCTCATTACAAGTTTGGGGAGCCACATTGTTAGCATCTGATGGTATTTCTTCTGGCCCACCACAAATAGCTATTGTTCCAGAGGTTTTTGTCAAAGTTTCTGCACCGTCAGCAGTGGAGCCAGAACATGATGGAATATCATCACTGATTCCAGATAATAGATCCTCATCCATATTCACTCTCAATTTTTTGCTTTCGTCAGGGTCAACAACTTCACCAACAAAGGGAGAGGGACTAATGTCAACATTGTTGCTGCCTGCAATCTCAATTGAACAATGTAAATTCGTATTAACTTGACCTTCTGGATGCGATGTAATGGACGTACTTTCAATTTCAGACTTCCCAAATTTCTCTTCTTCGGAAAACTGAGACTTCCAATCCCTTCCTCTCCACATTAGTATGTGTTCATGTTCAAATGAGATTAATACACATGGAACGAGATCCTACAATGATTGAGCAAGTCATAATGACACATAAGAACCTTTAGTATGATGTAAggtataaatataaaaacacaGAGTCATACCTTGAGTTTGGCCCCTATCTTCCGATAGTCACTGGGATTCAACCCTTGACAATCAATTCGGACCAATTCACAGGCTTCAAATGCTTCCCTGACATTCTTCGCAAGGTCACAGTAGACACCATTTTTTCCTACGAAATGCATACATAGTGTGAGAAAGTTGCAATGCCAACTTCATGAACTTGACCTTTTGAGAATAGAAGTAATATACCAAGTTTGCGTATAGGTATAAGTTCACGTCCCTTTTTGCGCAATTCACTGGCTTCTTCTAGTGTTAGACCCTCTGGAGCTCGCTTGACCAACCTCGGGTAAACAGGGGTTATTGGTTTCCACAACATAAGAGGATATCTAGGACGAGTCTTGTAATTGTAATTTCTACCTCGGAAAAGGAACAGAACCCCCCCTCTAGCATATATAATCTGTCCTCCTGTTTTCTCCTAGCAAAACATCCAAGCTTCTAGTAAAACCAAGGTGAGGcaataaatttgtaatatataatgaAAGCATGTTTGGTTACATTAAAAACTTAGAATGTCCTTCCAGTCTTCCACTCCATTCTGAACTTGTTGAATGAATTCTTGgcaagtttttaaatttactttatgagTGAGAAATTTTAAACTTAAATGATATAAGTCAGCATTTCGTGGTGTAGATGTCATTTACCTAGTCTTTCATTCAGTAACTGAATCTGCATACATACGTTTTGTATTCCAAATATAAATTGGCACAGCCTTATCATTTTTACGAGGCTTTAGACTGTGTCTCCTACATTGCAGTTTACATTCTCTTGCCACATACTACTATGAAATCTTTCAACATATAAAGACAACACAAATTGAAATGACAAGTGTATCAAAGTTAATGATACCAACCTCCAATTGTTTACGGACATTATCCATGTCCACGGTACACACACCTTTACACTTGATCTTGCACACCCTTCGCCGCTTCCAATGAGCATGAATATTTTCCAACATGTTATGCGTAAAACCGTCTCTCCCTAAAACACAAACAATAAACTCTAGAAACACTACAAACACAAAAGAAGACACAAttaagagaataaaaaaaacaaagaatacCCAAATTAAGCTGGCGGGAAGATTTATAACAAGAATTAACAAGGTCAGTAATCTCCTCCTGAGTCAAGGGCTCCCCTAAAATATCTTCCCTAGAATGAACATACTTCGGACCCGAGCCAGCCAAAAAAGGACCAGGAGACTGTACAGGCTTAACGCCTTTTTTATGTGGCGGCGGCAACTTAAAAGAATCAAACTCGAAACTCTTTTTACTAGGCGGCAACGGCTTTCTACCCGTCCACGGTCTAGGCATAGTATCGGGTCCAAAAGGCGGAATTGCAGCTTCACGGAGCTTCAAAGGCTTAACATCCTTGGGAGTTTCGGTATAACTATACCGATACTCAAACGGAGCATCCGGAACCAAATAAGAAACTCCATTCTCCCCAATTTTGATACCCGAAACAGCAGCAGCTGAAGCTGAAGCTGAAGCTCCTTgtggaattttctggaatttaggAAATGCTTTGAAAGCGGGGTGAACTTTTTTCGAGTATTTTGATTGTCGGCCGGGAATCGAGGGGCGTGAAGGTACGGAGGGAGTGCCGATTGATTTCGTGTTTTGCTTGTCGTTTTCGCCGTCGTCGATTATGTTTTCGGCGGATTCGAAGCGTCTGGTCATCCGGAGCTCGTCTTCGATTTCTTTCTGACTTCGTTTCGGCGCATTGTATTTCTCCGCGTTGGCGTTGTTCCACCGGGCGAATCGAATTTCGGTCGCCGGACGTTGAGGATTCGGCGACGTGAAGGGGAAGACGAAGGGGAAGAGTGTTTTCAGTAACATTTTCTGGATTAATCGGCTACTCCGCCTTCATTTCTTTCTCTTAACGGATAACTAGTTAAAGATACCGCACTAATTTACAAATACATAAATATCatgtcatattattattattatattattattattattattattattattattattatatgaataattaatgtattacatttaacataattttttatgtaatttttgtgAATAATCTTACAGATAATATCATACGATATGatgtatattttatgttttcaaaaaaatattatttttcaacaaACAATTCTGAATATTGAtcgcatatatataataattagttttaaatttttttctaaacaaagatattaaaattatattttagttaatgaaaaagatttgaaaacatCGATTGTTATCATTATGTCAATGCACTTGAAAATGTGTGTCAAAGAAGTAAACATTGTGAAAACAAAGAAAGTAATAGTTAAAATTACTGTCGAATTAATATAAgtcaaattcaaataaattattatataattgatatttaaaataaaatatgaaatccaATTTATGTTTCTACCATCTATTaatctattatctattatatattattatctatCTAATAGAGCAACTGCgagtaatttaattcgaaaACTAAACTACCCTTGCCcactatacatatattaatatatatacatatatatatatatatatatatatatatatatatatatatatatatatatacggtctttctaatgtgtgcccaatggcacacaataagcaccaactttcatgaaaatggcttgttttgattggtggaattgatgtgaatgcagggggggggccatttacatttattatccatccaccaatcaaaagttaAAATTCTCAtgagagttagtgactattgagTGCCCttggcacaccatagaaaattcgatatatatatatatataaaggttattaCGGACTTTTAAAACTAGCCTATTTATTactctccgtcccatttaattctatacactttccttttttggatgtcacattcaattttatacatttcaaaactttcccaaaataataaacttttataatataaaaaatccaCTCACTCACTACTTTCAACTACTTTCccaaatctatcaattacatattgatggatcccaccactttacccatttttctttctctttctcattactttacattactttatatacttttcttagtctccgtgtccaatccatatgtatacatttgagagggacggagagagtagacattaatgtctataTCCAAGAGACCTTAATCCAAATATAATGTTCGAAAACACTATAgataaaaatgaacaatcaaattagatataaaatatttgagagCAAGGAAGGAAGTGTTAAAGGAAAATTTTCACGTGGAGGGAGGAGTTGGCCGCACAGAAAATGAATTATCATTTGAGTTTTAAGACGTTTGGAGAAGCAATTCCTCGACAATATGCAATTCAGGTTCTTGATGAACTGACTAATggaagttttaaattttaatattttacctgatttattcaatttttgaccaactaatcATCGTTTTAACCGAATTTTGTCAAATCGGATTAAAAATCCATTCGATTATCGATTAATCGACtgctttttagaatatttaattatcatgatttaataaaactatgtatatataataaaattgtgatattttttatatctatattttaacaaatatcatAATAGCGATAATATAAGCACATACAGACTTGaacataatatgacttaaaaaatATGAACACACACATCTTAGTAGCTCAAGGAAGGGAAATCAACCGAGACTCTGTTACTAGCTTAAAGTATAAACTAGAACATCTGACTAGCTAAAGGAAAGAAATCAACCGACACTCCGTTACTAGCGGCGAGCGAGAGCGGATTGACaattttaagaaaaacaaacaagaaTCTTCGTTTCTCAGCAAAATGTTCACTGGTTTTTCGTCAGGTTTCATTCGACTTTTTTGATTAGATGatggaaaaattaaatatcaaattaattttttttataatacaaataatcttaatttaaaaagatgaacaaagagatataagaaatattaaaaaaaaaaatttagaaaacccGTGCACGTGCTTGGCTAATAGAAAGCTAgtcttaataaaattttaaataaacaataattaaaaaggtgCACAATGTGAGGGACTGAAAAAAACGCCTTTTAAGTGAAATTTACGTTGTAGTTATGGTagcaaagaaaaaagaaaaagtcaaTGTCGGCTACTCTGTATCTACCAGTATACACTATAGCGAAGTGGTAGTCTTGAATCTCATCACTCATCATCAGACCAGTGTTAGTGGATGCTCTCAACTTTCATAATGCTTGATTTTGATTGTTTTCTTAGTCTTCACTTTTCCGTTGCCTCTTATTAGTTATTAGTACTGTACTGTGTCTGAACCTCTTCAGCAGTTTGTGTTTGTCAAGTGATGCTTTACTTTCTTCTAAGTTCTGTTCTTCTGTCTGGTTCTTGTTCGTgttgatttaattgttttattttttatcttaCATGAACAATTTCAACTGAACTTATCAATAACTTTTTCTCAATTCACAAGCCTGCTGCTACATTACTGCTGCTATTCCTTTGAATTTCTTCGAGATCATAATAGAATATGACAAAGCTATGTCAAGTTAAGATCCACAAGTTGCTTCTGATTCCTGTCATCATAGTAGCTCTAGTAGTTGTATTCCAGGTTATTAATTTTCCTTACAGAAATAACATCTTAGTTGTGTCGAAAGAAAGTAACTTTTCGCGTGCTATAGAATTAAGTAGCTCACCGGCAGTTAATGAGGGGGTGGGAAGTACTCGGATTGTCCCTAATTTGGATGAGGACACAATGTATAAGAGTGAAGCAATTCACTTGGACACATCTGATGATGAAGCTATGCCTCATTTGTCTCGAGCAGGAGAAATTATGATGAAATCTGAGAGGCGTGACAAGAGCTCAACAATGAGGCATGTCAGAAATGCAGACAACAGTTCTACTAATGGAAATGAGATGTCATTGAATACTGACAACATATTGAAATCAGATTTTACTTTTCCGCAAGATGATGACCACCACAATTCAAGCCCACTTTCAGCAGAATGGGACCTCAGCAACCATAGTCTTGGGACTCAACATAAGAGCTTAAAGTCTGTTACTTTGAGAAATAAAGCGATGGTAGCTTTGCACACTTCAGGAAGGAACCATTTGAACAAGGCAATACCAATAGAAAATATGACTGCATCTTGGCTACAGCTTTCTAGTGCTGCTACTAGTTCAAATGTAAGGATTACAATcaattttttgtgttattttaAAACTGATATACTGAAGGATTTGTGAAACTATTTTTCCACTTTGCATGTAGAGGGTGCATTGGTCATCTCCACGGGATCGAGAACTTCAATATGCAAGGTTACAGATTAAAAATGCTCCAGAGAAGAGAAACCTTCCTGACCTTCAGTCTTCTGTTTTCCAGAATGTTTCCATGTTCAAAAGGTAGAAGTCTTTAACCTTTTAAGTGTGATTGGGGTTTACAATGTGGTGCTGGTATTTCTGTCAACTTTCTGAAGGAGCACTAATATATGTTTCAACCATAAGTACACTTCGGAAAAGACTGgcctataaatttaatttttttatgcagGAAAACGAGTAAATGTATTGTATAGGAGGATCTCTTGGATATTCTACAGTCGAACAttcaaatacaatttatatgtaTAGAATTACAGATGTCAGTCTGAAGATGGTATGCATAGAAGAGTTGAGCATCTGCACACACATTTGATTTTAGTTTTAAAGTTGAGCGGCTTTATAATTTCTAGTATCTTTATACGGTACACTTGCAGGTATTATTGTtttgtatctatatatataccACACTTGGACTTATTatgtaactaaaatatattcaaacttTAGGATTCAGACACTACTTTAATGTGCAATTGTGCGTTTGTTAATTTTGCAGTCCATGTCTTCAGACATTGAAATGATAGGTATCTCTGTTAAATACATTGTTGGAGCTATGGCCTGTGAATTGTAACTAAATCCTCCATGTGATTATGATTACAGGAGCTACGACTTGATGGAACAAACACTAAAGGTTTATGTATATAACGAAGGGGACAAACCAATATTTCATGATCCAAAAATGAGGGGAATATATGCTTCTGAAGGATGGTTCATGAGTCTGATGAAGAAAAGCAAACCATTCGTTGTGAGGGATCCCAGAAAAGCTCACCTCTTTTATCTACCTTTCAGTTCAAAAATGCTTAGGATATCTATTCTTGAGCAAAATCAAAGCAGTCAAACAGGGAATATATTCTTAATGAactatattaacttaattgcaAAAAAGTATCGTTTCTGGAACAGAACAAATGGAGCTGATCATTTCTTAGTCGCTTGTCATGATTGGGTATGTTTCTCATAACTTTGTTGTCTCAATTACTGGAATTAAAACATTGAATATTGTAAATcctctattttatttgtttgtattaGTGCAGAAAGCTTTGCTTGGGtgcatataattttaaaatcttattgATTCTACTGAAGTCCTTGCAtctatatgttatttttataaaatgtttgGTTAATAAAAACCACTTCTAAAGAAATCTCATATTCATAGGCATAGAAATCTGATGTGATGAATGATGATACAGCTCTTTACTGAAAGATACAGGAAAAGGTTCTTGAGGCATCTAGATACCTTAGTCATATAGCAAGGTTAAAATGCAGAAATTATATACTCTCTTAGTTCCACTAAAGAAACCCCATTTAAGGTCTTTGTAAAGTAAAATACTTGTCCGAATGTATGtcaataaaattgataatgATGCTAAACCCGATAGATGATATTGCTTTAGAAACATTACTAAGCATTGTTTTTTATGCTTCTTCATTATTCTTATGCACATTATTTCTGAAATTCACAGGCCCCAAAGTTGACAAGAAATCATATGGGAAATTGTATTAGAGCTCTTTGCAATTCTAATCTAGGCAGTGGCTTCAAAATCGGGAAGGATGTCTCTCTACCAGTCACTTACATTCGTACAACACGAGATCCTCAAAGAGATATTGGAGGTAATCCTCCTCTAGAAAGACCTATTTTAGCCTTCTTTGCTGGTAGCATGCATGGCTACCTCCGCCCAATCCTTCTACAGTACTGGAACAATAGAGAACCTGACATGATAATTTCGGGACCTATGAATCGTAGTATTGAAGGTAAAGGTAGATACAGAAAACTCATGAAGAACAGCAAGTATTGCATATGCGCGAGGGGATATGAAGTCCATACTCCCCGACTAATTGAGTCCATATTCTACGAGTGTGTACCAGTTATCATATCAGATAACTATGTTCCCCCATTCTTGGAGGTTTTGAAGTGGGAAACTTTCTCCGTGTTTGTTTTGGAGAAAGACATTCCTAATTTGAGAAACATACTCCTCTCGATATCGGAGGAAAAGTATCTGGCGATGCAGCAGAGAGTGAAGATGGTACAACAACACTTCCTATGGCACAAGCAACCAGTGAAGTATGACTTGTTTCATATGATCCTTCACTCAGTCTGGTACAACAGAATATTTCAACTCAAATCGACGTGAGAGGCTGCGGGAAATTCCGACATCTGATTATGATCCATATGTTAGAAAAATGCAGAGCTGAAGAAGCGTGCAACTTGTATAGTTGTTGTAGAGGAGAGCTGAGAAATTCTTTTGTCAAGTCGGTTATTACAGTTGTTGAAAGAATATTACAAGAGTGAATAGTGAAATGTAAGTTTATGTGAAGATAACTGTAATCGTTCATGGTTCAATTAATTAGAGAGATGTAATGATATCAAACTAATCacttatttaaaaattgatCGACAGAaagactaaaatttattaaaaaattaaaaaaaattatatttttaaaaaaaattaaaatacatgtcaaacACCGTAAAGAAAGCAACCGTAAAGAAGAAGTAGCAAGAACTGCTGACAGTGAAAACTTTAAACTTGTCTTGTGTCCCCAACAACGTATACGTGCTAAACGCCAACTCTACCTAGCCTACCAATAAtggcaaaaaaacaaaaactggGTTAAATAATTCACCACCAAATcagttatttgaaattgttattacaagaaaatgaattttaagtaaaatattggTCTGAATCTCATGGGCATTTATGAGTCGTCGGCAGCACTAGAGTAATACCAAGTGGAGATACAGTAGTAAGTCATACTAAGTCAAAGTGTCAAGAAAGCTAAAACCCTCAAATCTCTGCACACTCACTTCACTTGCTAGGGTTTGCTGCTTCAGCTGCTATTACTTACaacttgtatgtatgtatgtatacttGTCCGCCCACTTAATTCTTCAAATTGTTTGCATTTTTCTATGATCCCAACTTGCGCATTCTTGATCCTATTTTGGTCTGAATTACAGACTATACAATACCCAGATTTGGATTTGATGAATTTGTTTCAGATGTGTTGCTCCT
This genomic window from Daucus carota subsp. sativus chromosome 7, DH1 v3.0, whole genome shotgun sequence contains:
- the LOC108196667 gene encoding CRS2-associated factor 1, chloroplastic, which encodes MLLKTLFPFVFPFTSPNPQRPATEIRFARWNNANAEKYNAPKRSQKEIEDELRMTRRFESAENIIDDGENDKQNTKSIGTPSVPSRPSIPGRQSKYSKKVHPAFKAFPKFQKIPQGASASASAAAVSGIKIGENGVSYLVPDAPFEYRYSYTETPKDVKPLKLREAAIPPFGPDTMPRPWTGRKPLPPSKKSFEFDSFKLPPPHKKGVKPVQSPGPFLAGSGPKYVHSREDILGEPLTQEEITDLVNSCYKSSRQLNLGRDGFTHNMLENIHAHWKRRRVCKIKCKGVCTVDMDNVRKQLEEKTGGQIIYARGGVLFLFRGRNYNYKTRPRYPLMLWKPITPVYPRLVKRAPEGLTLEEASELRKKGRELIPIRKLGKNGVYCDLAKNVREAFEACELVRIDCQGLNPSDYRKIGAKLKDLVPCVLISFEHEHILMWRGRDWKSQFSEEEKFGKSEIESTSITSHPEGQVNTNLHCSIEIAGSNNVDISPSPFVGEVVDPDESKKLRVNMDEDLLSGISDDIPSCSGSTADGAETLTKTSGTIAICGGPEEIPSDANNVAPQTCNEVQDVCENRGLCKTDDMKMHWMEGVIMLRNKAIEGGSAVLLEKSCLDADIVYERAVTLAKSAPKGPAFEKRPRKASVKKDDASKVGGEVEAYASRAGAVEAVDAAEIMVIPEKGRSVNKSLTNQRKKSSREDFSNIVPRGSLRVDELAKLLA
- the LOC108193533 gene encoding probable glycosyltransferase At5g03795, with product MTKLCQVKIHKLLLIPVIIVALVVVFQVINFPYRNNILVVSKESNFSRAIELSSSPAVNEGVGSTRIVPNLDEDTMYKSEAIHLDTSDDEAMPHLSRAGEIMMKSERRDKSSTMRHVRNADNSSTNGNEMSLNTDNILKSDFTFPQDDDHHNSSPLSAEWDLSNHSLGTQHKSLKSVTLRNKAMVALHTSGRNHLNKAIPIENMTASWLQLSSAATSSNRVHWSSPRDRELQYARLQIKNAPEKRNLPDLQSSVFQNVSMFKRSYDLMEQTLKVYVYNEGDKPIFHDPKMRGIYASEGWFMSLMKKSKPFVVRDPRKAHLFYLPFSSKMLRISILEQNQSSQTGNIFLMNYINLIAKKYRFWNRTNGADHFLVACHDWAPKLTRNHMGNCIRALCNSNLGSGFKIGKDVSLPVTYIRTTRDPQRDIGGNPPLERPILAFFAGSMHGYLRPILLQYWNNREPDMIISGPMNRSIEGKGRYRKLMKNSKYCICARGYEVHTPRLIESIFYECVPVIISDNYVPPFLEVLKWETFSVFVLEKDIPNLRNILLSISEEKYLAMQQRVKMVQQHFLWHKQPVKYDLFHMILHSVWYNRIFQLKST